A DNA window from Moorella thermoacetica contains the following coding sequences:
- a CDS encoding S-layer homology domain-containing protein, translating to MPAGAVSGTGATIAAEVKDDSLAAQAGMTLISKVVDVTLNNGTLNGQLTITLYYDKSKLAADQQPVACYYDASQGQWVRLEGSVDENAGTVAVTVDHLTTFAVFAAAKEVTPPVTFKDMQGHWAAETVSRLASMDIISGYPDGTFKPDNQITRAEATAILARALKLAPGSEQDLKFKDNAAIPEWARGVVAAAAREGLIKGYPQPDGSVTFVPGRSISRAELAAIVVRILAMKSGAPAPAELKFADTASIPDWARQSVAQAVASGIVAGYPDNTFQAERPVTRAEAAAMILRLLDKIGTQGGQ from the coding sequence GTGCCGGCCGGGGCGGTTTCCGGCACGGGCGCGACCATCGCCGCCGAGGTAAAAGACGACTCCCTGGCCGCCCAGGCCGGTATGACCCTCATCAGCAAAGTCGTCGACGTGACCCTGAACAACGGTACCCTGAACGGGCAGCTAACCATCACCCTCTACTACGATAAAAGCAAGCTCGCCGCCGATCAGCAGCCTGTGGCCTGCTATTACGACGCCAGCCAGGGGCAGTGGGTGCGCCTTGAAGGTAGCGTGGACGAAAACGCCGGCACGGTGGCGGTCACTGTAGACCACCTCACCACTTTTGCCGTCTTCGCCGCGGCTAAGGAAGTAACGCCGCCGGTGACCTTCAAGGATATGCAGGGCCACTGGGCCGCCGAGACGGTCAGCCGCCTCGCGAGCATGGACATCATTTCCGGTTATCCCGACGGCACCTTTAAGCCCGACAACCAGATCACCCGGGCGGAAGCCACCGCCATCCTGGCGCGGGCGCTGAAGCTGGCTCCGGGCAGCGAACAGGACTTGAAGTTTAAAGACAACGCCGCCATCCCCGAATGGGCCCGGGGTGTCGTCGCCGCGGCGGCAAGGGAAGGGCTGATTAAAGGTTATCCGCAGCCTGACGGCAGCGTCACCTTCGTGCCCGGCCGCTCCATCTCCCGGGCGGAACTGGCCGCCATAGTGGTCCGCATCCTGGCCATGAAGTCGGGCGCCCCGGCGCCGGCCGAGCTGAAGTTCGCCGACACGGCCAGCATCCCTGACTGGGCGCGCCAGAGCGTGGCCCAGGCCGTGGCCAGCGGCATCGTCGCCGGCTATCCCGACAACACCTTCCAGGCCGAGCGGCCCGTCACCCGGGCGGAAGCCGCGGCCATGATCCTGCGCCTCTTGGATAAGATTGGAACCCAGGGAGGCCAGTAA
- a CDS encoding AbrB/MazE/SpoVT family DNA-binding domain-containing protein: MDQAIIKVSSKRQITIPAAIYKKLGIQPGQKLFLEVHGDKLIIWPKTKSYTELLAGSLKGVYGQTKEEIDVYVRKERETWEKTPS; the protein is encoded by the coding sequence ATGGATCAAGCTATCATAAAGGTTTCCAGTAAGCGCCAAATAACCATACCCGCCGCCATTTATAAAAAGCTTGGTATCCAGCCGGGCCAAAAATTATTTCTGGAAGTACATGGCGATAAGCTTATCATTTGGCCCAAAACTAAAAGTTACACTGAATTGCTGGCCGGATCACTAAAGGGTGTTTACGGCCAAACCAAAGAAGAGATAGACGTCTATGTCAGGAAGGAACGCGAAACATGGGAAAAGACGCCTTCTTAA
- a CDS encoding type II toxin-antitoxin system VapC family toxin, with translation MGKDAFLNKIAGFQRLLLDTNSVIYFLQGISPYDAILNPLFGLFEQQNLEAVLSVITETELLVGPLKKDNKEALTMVKLFLNDFPGLKVIPISRQIGQMAAAIRARTNLRLPDALIIATAKHTGCGAIIGNDLAWSKIDTSAAELPEVILLDAYV, from the coding sequence ATGGGAAAAGACGCCTTCTTAAACAAAATTGCCGGTTTCCAGCGCTTACTCCTCGATACAAATTCCGTCATCTATTTTTTACAGGGTATTAGCCCATACGACGCTATCTTAAATCCTCTATTCGGCCTTTTTGAACAACAAAATCTAGAAGCCGTCCTTTCTGTAATTACTGAGACAGAACTCCTGGTCGGGCCTCTAAAGAAAGATAATAAAGAAGCGTTGACTATGGTAAAATTATTCCTGAACGATTTTCCAGGCCTCAAGGTAATCCCTATTTCGCGCCAGATTGGCCAAATGGCTGCAGCCATCCGGGCCAGAACAAACTTGCGCCTTCCTGACGCCCTTATTATCGCCACGGCAAAACACACCGGGTGTGGGGCAATTATCGGCAATGATCTTGCCTGGTCAAAAATTGATACATCGGCAGCAGAACTACCGGAAGTAATTCTTCTGGACGCCTATGTCTAA
- the ftsE gene encoding cell division ATP-binding protein FtsE translates to MSLIQFFNVTKQYPPNITALDDVSVKIDKGEFVFLVGPSGAGKTTFIRLLFREEVPNRGQIIIGGRSISRLKRKEVPLLRCNIGIVFQDFRLLPDRTVFENVAFALRVVEAHPREIKPRVEMALAQVGLSNRARMFPHQLSGGEQQRAAIARAIVNNPRILVADEPTGNLDPVTSGEIMKLLEEINRLGTTVIMATHAWDIVNSMRKRVIALQHGRLVRDDREGAYGYEA, encoded by the coding sequence TTGAGTTTAATCCAGTTTTTCAATGTGACCAAGCAGTATCCCCCGAATATCACCGCCCTTGATGATGTCAGCGTGAAAATAGATAAAGGCGAGTTTGTCTTTCTGGTAGGACCCAGCGGGGCCGGGAAAACGACCTTTATCCGGCTGCTATTTCGGGAGGAGGTGCCCAACAGGGGGCAGATCATCATCGGCGGGCGGAGCATCAGCCGCCTGAAAAGGAAAGAGGTCCCCCTTTTAAGGTGCAATATCGGCATAGTCTTTCAGGATTTTCGTCTCCTGCCTGACCGGACGGTGTTTGAAAACGTAGCCTTCGCCCTCAGGGTGGTAGAAGCCCACCCGCGGGAGATTAAGCCCCGGGTGGAAATGGCCCTGGCCCAGGTAGGTTTGAGCAACAGGGCGCGGATGTTTCCCCACCAGCTTTCCGGCGGGGAACAGCAGCGGGCGGCCATAGCCCGGGCGATTGTCAATAATCCCCGCATTCTGGTCGCCGATGAGCCCACCGGCAACCTGGACCCGGTGACTTCCGGGGAGATAATGAAACTCCTGGAGGAGATCAACCGCCTGGGGACGACCGTCATCATGGCCACCCACGCCTGGGACATCGTCAACAGCATGCGGAAGCGGGTTATCGCTCTCCAGCACGGCCGGCTGGTGCGGGACGACCGGGAGGGGGCCTACGGTTATGAAGCTTAG
- the ftsX gene encoding permease-like cell division protein FtsX, protein MKLRTAGYFFRQAALSLWRNIWMSLAAAASVAISMFLLGAFLLLVFNVNHIAANLQSNVEIAAFLQVDVPRQVSLHIQDQVRALPGVTEVTLVPKEEGLKQLSQQFGSEQDLLAATGGVNPLPDYLRVRVADPQTIQSVAGAIKAIPGVEKVNYGQEVVERLFAVVRWLRWLGVGIIVMLGLGALSLIVLTIRLAVYSRRREINIMKYVGATDWFIRWPFFLEGLWLGLLGSGVAAVAVYLGYRVVLNMVGPAAVFVPLIRDQGLLLRSTLGLVAGGSLVGALGSLFSIRRFLKV, encoded by the coding sequence ATGAAGCTTAGGACGGCCGGCTACTTTTTTCGCCAGGCGGCCCTTTCACTGTGGCGTAATATCTGGATGAGCCTGGCGGCCGCGGCCAGCGTGGCCATCTCCATGTTTCTCCTGGGGGCTTTCCTGCTCCTGGTTTTTAACGTCAATCACATCGCCGCCAATCTCCAGTCCAACGTCGAGATCGCCGCTTTTCTCCAGGTTGACGTCCCCCGCCAGGTGAGCCTGCACATCCAGGACCAGGTACGCGCCCTGCCCGGGGTGACCGAGGTCACCCTGGTGCCCAAGGAAGAGGGGTTGAAGCAGTTGAGCCAGCAGTTCGGCAGTGAACAGGACCTGCTGGCGGCGACCGGCGGCGTAAACCCTCTCCCGGATTACCTGCGGGTGCGGGTGGCTGATCCCCAGACCATCCAAAGTGTAGCCGGGGCCATTAAGGCCATACCAGGCGTGGAAAAGGTAAACTACGGCCAGGAGGTGGTGGAACGCCTCTTTGCCGTGGTACGCTGGCTGCGGTGGCTGGGCGTCGGCATTATCGTGATGCTGGGCCTGGGGGCCCTTTCCCTGATCGTCCTCACCATTCGCCTGGCAGTCTACTCGCGCCGGCGGGAGATCAATATCATGAAGTACGTCGGGGCCACCGACTGGTTTATCCGCTGGCCTTTCTTCCTGGAGGGCCTCTGGCTGGGGTTGCTCGGCTCGGGGGTAGCCGCCGTGGCGGTTTACCTGGGCTACCGTGTGGTTTTGAATATGGTGGGCCCGGCGGCAGTTTTCGTGCCCCTCATCCGTGATCAGGGGTTGCTGCTGCGGAGCACCCTGGGTCTAGTTGCCGGCGGCTCCCTGGTAGGAGCCCTGGGAAGCCTCTTCTCTATCAGGCGTTTCCTGAAGGTATAA
- a CDS encoding S41 family peptidase, translated as MVGLPRIWRQIGRGLLALCVLVTLAVGVGVATHFREVEQGVKTYALLRFQALQPISTDKLMEGAIRGMVEALDDPYSTYLDAETYRKLQESVTGSYGGVGLLITLDEKDKRVVVVSPFKGTPAQRAGIKSGDYITAIDGRDTTGMDLETASNLMQGEPGTRVELTILSAGDSNPRKVALTREIIKVPTVDGRMLPGHPGVGYISVTMFNEQTGADLGRELNDLRQQGMQKLILDLRNNPGGALPAAVDVASYFVPQGPVVYIADQKTSEPLMARGYAQPLPLVVLVNKGSASAAEIVAGAIKDTKSGTLVGETTFGKGIVQTIFPLPGDAAVKITTQKYLTPGKHDINKKGITPDYVVPMDPQLEQQVLAHAPDLERDVQLQKALEVLGK; from the coding sequence GTGGTTGGTTTGCCGAGGATCTGGCGTCAGATCGGCCGCGGGCTTCTAGCCCTCTGCGTGTTGGTGACCCTGGCCGTGGGAGTGGGGGTGGCTACCCACTTCCGGGAAGTGGAGCAGGGTGTTAAGACCTACGCCCTGCTGCGCTTCCAGGCCTTGCAGCCTATCAGCACTGATAAACTCATGGAAGGGGCCATCAGGGGTATGGTTGAAGCCCTTGATGACCCTTATTCTACTTACCTGGACGCTGAAACCTACCGCAAATTGCAGGAGAGCGTCACCGGCAGTTACGGCGGGGTCGGCCTGCTGATTACCCTGGATGAAAAGGACAAGCGGGTGGTGGTCGTTTCTCCCTTTAAAGGAACGCCGGCCCAGCGGGCCGGGATTAAAAGCGGGGATTATATCACGGCCATCGACGGCCGCGATACCACCGGCATGGACCTGGAGACGGCCTCGAACCTTATGCAGGGCGAGCCGGGTACCAGGGTGGAGCTGACCATCCTGTCTGCGGGCGACAGCAACCCCAGGAAAGTCGCCCTCACCCGGGAGATTATCAAGGTACCGACGGTGGACGGCAGGATGCTCCCCGGGCATCCGGGGGTCGGATATATCAGCGTGACCATGTTTAATGAACAGACAGGAGCCGACCTGGGGCGGGAGTTAAACGACCTGCGCCAGCAGGGTATGCAGAAGTTAATTCTGGATCTGCGCAACAACCCCGGCGGCGCCCTCCCGGCGGCGGTGGATGTGGCCAGTTACTTTGTACCCCAGGGGCCGGTAGTCTATATCGCCGACCAGAAAACCAGCGAGCCCCTCATGGCCCGGGGGTATGCTCAACCCCTTCCCCTGGTTGTCCTGGTGAATAAAGGCAGCGCCAGCGCGGCGGAGATTGTGGCCGGGGCCATCAAGGATACGAAGAGCGGCACCCTGGTAGGCGAGACGACCTTCGGCAAGGGCATCGTCCAGACCATCTTTCCCTTGCCCGGCGATGCGGCGGTGAAGATCACCACCCAAAAATACCTGACTCCGGGCAAGCACGATATAAACAAAAAGGGGATCACCCCCGACTATGTCGTTCCCATGGACCCCCAGCTGGAGCAGCAGGTCCTGGCCCACGCCCCGGATCTGGAGCGGGACGTCCAGTTGCAGAAGGCCCTGGAGGTGCTGGGGAAATAG
- the uvrB gene encoding excinuclease ABC subunit UvrB: protein MPPFILKSDYQPRGDQPRAIAALVEGLKKGYRHQTLLGATGTGKTYTMAQVIQAVQRPTLVLAPNKTLAAQLCGEFKEFFPDNAVEYFVSYYDYYQPEAYVPQTDTYIEKDSSINDEIDKLRHSATAALFERRDVIIVASVSCIYGLGSPEDYSTLMLSLREGQEYDRDAILRKLVDIQYSRNDYDFKRGTFRVRGDVIEIFPASFTEKAIRVEMFGDEIERLLEIDTLTGEILGRRSHVAVFPASHYVVEEAKMERALESIQAELEERLRELRAQGKLLEAQRLEQRTNFDLEMMREVGFCKGIENYSRHLTGRAPGEPPYTLLDYFPDDFLMMIDESHITVPQIGGMYEGDRSRKETLVEYGFRLPSALDNRPLTFEEFCRHINQVIYVSATPGPYELEHSQQVVEQIIRPTGLVDPEVLVRPVKGQIDDLLAEIQKRVAKNQRVLVTTLTKRMAEDLTDYLREAGLKVRYMHSDIGAIERMEIIRDLRLGVFDVLVGINLLREGLDLPEVSLVAILDADKEGFLRSERSLIQTIGRAARNAEGQVIMYADTITDSMRRAIDETNRRRQIQMEYNRRHGITPRTVSKPVREVIEATRAAEEPARYETAGEGARKKTKLSKRELKALISQLEKEMRAAAKRLEFERAAELRDAILELRLQAG from the coding sequence ATGCCGCCCTTTATTTTAAAATCCGACTACCAGCCCCGGGGCGACCAGCCCCGGGCCATAGCCGCCCTGGTGGAGGGGCTAAAAAAAGGTTACCGGCACCAGACCTTACTCGGAGCCACCGGTACCGGCAAGACCTATACCATGGCCCAGGTCATTCAGGCCGTACAGCGGCCGACCCTGGTCCTGGCTCCCAACAAGACCCTGGCGGCCCAGCTCTGCGGCGAATTTAAGGAGTTTTTCCCCGACAACGCCGTGGAGTACTTCGTAAGCTACTACGACTACTACCAACCGGAGGCCTATGTGCCCCAGACAGATACCTATATCGAAAAGGACAGCTCCATCAACGACGAGATCGACAAGCTGCGCCACTCGGCCACTGCCGCCCTTTTTGAACGGCGGGATGTGATCATCGTGGCCAGCGTCTCCTGTATCTACGGCCTGGGCTCGCCGGAGGACTACAGCACCCTGATGCTCTCCCTGCGGGAGGGCCAGGAGTATGACCGGGACGCCATTTTACGCAAACTGGTGGACATCCAGTACAGCCGCAATGACTACGACTTCAAGCGGGGCACCTTCCGCGTCCGCGGCGACGTTATCGAGATCTTCCCGGCCTCCTTTACAGAGAAGGCTATCCGAGTGGAGATGTTCGGTGACGAGATCGAGCGCCTCCTGGAGATCGACACCCTCACCGGCGAGATCCTCGGCCGGCGCAGCCATGTAGCCGTCTTCCCGGCCAGCCATTATGTGGTGGAAGAGGCCAAGATGGAAAGGGCCCTGGAGAGCATCCAGGCCGAACTGGAGGAGCGCTTGCGCGAGCTGCGGGCCCAGGGCAAACTCCTGGAGGCCCAGCGCCTGGAGCAGCGGACCAATTTCGACCTGGAGATGATGCGGGAGGTCGGCTTCTGCAAGGGAATCGAGAATTACTCCCGTCACCTGACGGGCCGGGCGCCAGGGGAGCCCCCCTACACCCTGCTGGATTATTTTCCCGATGACTTCCTTATGATGATCGATGAGTCCCATATCACCGTGCCCCAGATAGGGGGCATGTACGAGGGCGACCGTTCCCGGAAAGAGACCCTGGTGGAATACGGTTTTCGCCTGCCTTCGGCCCTGGACAATCGGCCCCTGACCTTTGAGGAGTTCTGCCGGCATATCAACCAGGTAATTTACGTCTCGGCCACGCCGGGCCCCTATGAGCTGGAGCACTCCCAGCAGGTGGTGGAGCAGATCATCCGGCCCACCGGGCTGGTGGACCCGGAGGTCCTGGTGCGGCCGGTAAAGGGTCAGATTGACGACCTCCTGGCGGAAATCCAGAAGCGGGTGGCTAAAAACCAGCGCGTCCTGGTGACCACCCTGACCAAGCGCATGGCGGAGGACCTGACGGACTACCTGCGGGAAGCCGGCCTCAAGGTGCGCTATATGCACTCCGACATCGGCGCCATCGAGAGGATGGAGATCATCCGCGACCTGCGGCTGGGAGTCTTTGATGTCCTGGTAGGTATTAACCTGTTGCGCGAGGGCCTGGACCTGCCGGAGGTCTCCCTGGTGGCCATCCTGGACGCCGATAAAGAGGGCTTCCTGCGCTCGGAGCGCTCCCTCATCCAGACTATCGGCCGGGCGGCCCGCAACGCCGAGGGCCAGGTTATCATGTATGCCGATACCATCACCGACTCCATGCGGCGGGCTATAGATGAGACCAACCGCCGCCGTCAGATCCAGATGGAGTACAACCGCCGGCACGGCATCACCCCCCGTACCGTCAGCAAGCCGGTACGGGAGGTCATCGAGGCCACCCGGGCGGCCGAGGAGCCGGCCCGATACGAGACCGCGGGCGAAGGCGCCAGGAAGAAGACCAAATTGAGCAAACGGGAACTGAAGGCCCTTATCAGTCAGCTGGAGAAAGAGATGCGGGCGGCGGCCAAAAGGCTGGAATTTGAAAGGGCCGCCGAGCTGCGGGACGCCATCCTGGAGCTTCGGCTACAAGCAGGGTAA
- a CDS encoding cysteine hydrolase family protein: protein MRHILFVIDMQNDFVAEGGALSFPAAREIIPFVSSKVKQALSRGMEVLLTLDTHIPGDAEFQKFPPHCLEGTPGQALIPELQAIIAPYEGTGQIKFCKKNRYSAFYNTDLDAWLGLTPGSPGERVSQVEMVGVCTNICCFFTAEELANRDIPVRILAQGMASFDPGAHRWALDQIRRVLGLQVAE, encoded by the coding sequence ATGCGCCATATTCTCTTTGTCATCGATATGCAAAATGATTTTGTGGCTGAAGGGGGAGCCTTAAGTTTTCCAGCGGCGCGGGAGATAATACCTTTTGTAAGCAGTAAAGTAAAACAAGCCCTGTCTCGGGGAATGGAAGTGCTTCTCACCCTGGACACTCATATTCCCGGTGACGCTGAATTTCAAAAATTCCCGCCCCATTGTTTAGAAGGAACCCCGGGGCAGGCCCTAATCCCCGAGTTGCAGGCGATAATTGCCCCTTATGAGGGAACAGGGCAGATAAAATTTTGCAAAAAGAACCGCTACAGCGCTTTCTACAATACGGATTTAGATGCCTGGCTGGGGCTGACTCCGGGCAGCCCTGGGGAAAGGGTGAGCCAGGTAGAAATGGTGGGCGTGTGCACCAACATTTGCTGTTTTTTTACAGCTGAAGAGCTGGCCAACCGCGACATTCCCGTCCGCATCCTGGCGCAAGGCATGGCCTCTTTTGACCCCGGAGCCCATCGCTGGGCCCTGGACCAGATACGGCGGGTTTTGGGGCTCCAGGTGGCCGAATAA
- a CDS encoding Ig-like domain-containing protein, whose translation MTFKRLVLVVAAVMMLLLGATSAYAAYTINLNEPVVSTSAPPYATVTAGGSVQADGQPAVGVPVALRLSGADGQLLAADQVATDSSGSFSEPLPLPAGTNSGSATLVAAAAGAIAQQVVEIPPLPAAYYGSVKNSGGSNVAAGSVEAYIDGQKVGSLDFQNGFYGGSGGLDPKLVASGTDADKGKTVTFKVVINGQAYDATPASPVTWEPGDVRQVDLSITAQQPPAGDQVPPAVTTTDPANGATGVAVTKAVAITFSENIQAGAAYDSIALKDGSGNSVAFTKSISGSVLTITPSANLAYSTIYTVSLPAAAAARPPLPPTG comes from the coding sequence TTGACCTTTAAAAGGCTTGTGCTGGTAGTGGCGGCGGTGATGATGCTGCTCCTGGGCGCGACATCGGCCTACGCCGCCTACACCATCAATTTAAACGAGCCGGTAGTCAGCACCAGCGCCCCGCCCTACGCCACCGTGACGGCTGGAGGCTCGGTCCAGGCTGACGGCCAGCCAGCGGTGGGCGTGCCCGTGGCCCTACGCCTGAGCGGCGCCGACGGCCAGCTCCTGGCCGCCGACCAGGTGGCGACCGACAGCTCAGGCTCCTTCAGCGAGCCCCTGCCCCTGCCTGCGGGCACTAACAGCGGGAGCGCCACCCTGGTGGCCGCTGCGGCCGGGGCGATAGCCCAGCAGGTTGTCGAGATTCCCCCCCTGCCCGCGGCTTACTACGGCAGCGTTAAAAACTCCGGCGGCTCAAACGTCGCCGCCGGCAGCGTCGAGGCCTATATCGACGGCCAGAAGGTCGGCTCCCTGGACTTCCAGAACGGCTTCTACGGAGGTTCCGGCGGCCTCGACCCCAAGCTGGTCGCCAGCGGGACCGATGCTGATAAAGGTAAAACCGTTACCTTCAAAGTCGTCATCAACGGCCAGGCTTACGACGCCACCCCCGCCTCCCCGGTAACGTGGGAGCCGGGCGACGTGCGGCAGGTCGACCTGAGCATTACGGCCCAGCAGCCGCCTGCGGGCGATCAAGTACCGCCGGCAGTTACCACTACCGATCCGGCTAACGGAGCCACGGGCGTTGCTGTAACCAAAGCTGTAGCCATCACCTTCAGCGAAAATATCCAGGCCGGCGCGGCTTACGACAGCATCGCTTTGAAAGACGGCTCCGGCAACAGCGTGGCCTTCACCAAGAGCATAAGCGGCAGCGTCCTTACTATCACGCCGTCCGCCAACCTGGCCTATAGCACCATTTACACCGTGAGCCTCCCGGCGGCGGCGGCGGCTCGACCACCCCTTCCACCAACCGGGTAG
- a CDS encoding type II toxin-antitoxin system HicA family toxin, which produces MSIFLVISGQEVVRALQKGGFVKVSQKGSHVKLRKSEENIRTVIVPLHEELAPGTLKSILRQSGLTVKELKNLLNC; this is translated from the coding sequence ATGAGTATATTTCTAGTTATTTCAGGCCAAGAAGTCGTTCGTGCTTTGCAGAAAGGCGGTTTTGTCAAGGTAAGCCAAAAGGGTAGTCATGTAAAACTAAGGAAATCGGAAGAAAATATTAGAACAGTGATAGTACCATTACATGAGGAACTTGCTCCCGGTACTTTAAAATCGATTTTAAGGCAAAGTGGGTTGACGGTAAAAGAACTGAAGAACTTATTGAATTGTTAG
- a CDS encoding murein hydrolase activator EnvC family protein, with translation MRRKATALLLMAALALGTVPAHGASVDDLQRQQQQLQQNIQEQQKLLQQKNDEGEALLQQLQQIEEDIRQKQAQIASLDQQLAAAQGRVQQVAAELQKAEAAQETRMSILRSRLKDIYQVGRVNYLEVLLQSTSLEDFLVRLELLTKIARGDINLIDEIKAEKAKIAAQKAELEAERDHIAQLRRQADNERVQLASRQENQRQLLAQVEQEKKRVAAALDEMEATARQIAAKIRAEQAKSNRKLSPSGTKGMLWPLPGYTQISSPFGWRIHPLLKTNRFHDGVDLPAPAGTEIIAPLDGQVISTGYLGGYGNHIVIDHGGGLSTMYAHLSAILVQNGQEVKKGQVIGRVGSTGWSTGPHLHFMVLLQGEPTNPMNYY, from the coding sequence TTGCGTCGCAAAGCCACAGCGCTGCTCCTGATGGCTGCCCTTGCCCTGGGCACCGTGCCGGCCCACGGCGCCAGTGTAGATGACCTGCAGCGACAGCAGCAGCAACTGCAGCAGAACATCCAGGAACAGCAGAAACTCCTGCAGCAGAAAAACGACGAAGGAGAGGCCCTGCTGCAGCAACTACAGCAGATCGAGGAGGATATCCGGCAGAAACAGGCCCAGATAGCCAGCCTGGACCAGCAGCTGGCAGCGGCCCAGGGACGGGTCCAGCAGGTCGCTGCCGAACTGCAGAAGGCTGAAGCCGCCCAGGAGACGCGAATGAGCATTCTCAGGTCCAGGCTCAAGGACATCTACCAGGTGGGGCGGGTAAACTACCTGGAGGTGCTCTTGCAGTCCACCAGCCTGGAGGATTTCCTGGTGCGCCTGGAACTCCTGACCAAGATAGCCCGGGGCGACATCAACCTGATCGACGAGATCAAGGCGGAAAAGGCGAAGATCGCCGCCCAGAAGGCCGAGCTGGAGGCCGAGCGGGATCACATCGCCCAGCTCCGGCGCCAGGCAGACAACGAGAGGGTGCAGCTCGCTTCCCGGCAGGAGAACCAGCGCCAGCTCCTGGCCCAGGTGGAGCAGGAGAAAAAACGGGTGGCCGCGGCCCTGGACGAGATGGAAGCCACGGCCCGGCAGATAGCCGCCAAGATCCGGGCCGAGCAGGCTAAAAGCAACCGCAAGCTTTCGCCCAGTGGGACGAAGGGCATGCTCTGGCCGCTGCCGGGGTACACCCAGATCTCCTCACCCTTCGGGTGGCGCATCCATCCCCTTCTGAAAACCAACCGCTTCCACGACGGCGTCGACCTGCCGGCACCTGCGGGAACAGAGATAATTGCTCCTCTGGATGGGCAGGTTATTTCCACCGGCTATCTGGGGGGATACGGCAACCATATCGTCATCGACCACGGCGGCGGGCTTTCCACCATGTACGCTCACCTGTCGGCCATCCTGGTCCAGAATGGCCAGGAGGTTAAAAAGGGCCAGGTGATCGGCCGCGTGGGATCTACGGGTTGGAGTACGGGCCCGCACCTGCACTTCATGGTCCTGCTTCAGGGCGAGCCAACTAATCCCATGAATTATTACTAA
- a CDS encoding type II toxin-antitoxin system HicB family antitoxin, translating to MEIKRLTAAITQEGKWYVARCLEVEVTSQGHSIEEAISNLKEALELYFEDEEHPRINASPIIAPVEVNMAI from the coding sequence ATGGAAATAAAGCGTTTAACAGCAGCCATAACCCAGGAAGGTAAATGGTATGTCGCTCGCTGTTTAGAGGTAGAAGTTACTTCGCAGGGACACTCTATTGAAGAGGCTATATCTAATCTTAAAGAGGCTTTGGAGCTGTATTTTGAGGATGAAGAGCACCCGAGGATAAATGCCAGCCCGATTATTGCTCCTGTAGAGGTAAATATGGCCATATGA
- a CDS encoding RtcB family protein: protein MKRPWPIDIDAVVATLAEAGLTRPVVRLQPSPHMFLIAR, encoded by the coding sequence ATGAAGCGCCCTTGGCCTATAGATATCGATGCAGTTGTCGCCACCCTGGCGGAGGCCGGCCTGACCAGGCCGGTGGTCAGGCTACAGCCCTCACCACATATGTTTTTAATCGCCCGCTAA